Genomic DNA from Pseudomonadota bacterium:
TCAGGTTATCTTTTTTTATGGTTATACAAAAACAAGCCTGAGTATATCAAACTTTTAAAGGGACTCAAGAAAAAAGGCCAGGTTGAAATAGTATCAGGCGGTATGTATGAACCTATCTTTTCGTTATTACCAGAGGAGGATGGATATTCACAGATAAAGATGCATATGGATTGTATGGAGGGTGTTTTTGGTGAAAGACCACAAGGTATATGGCTTGCAGAGAGGGTGTATGAACCTTATATGCCCAGAATTTTAAGCAAGGCAGGAGCTTCCTATACTCTTGTAGATGATAACCATTTTAAGGCTGTTGGGATGAAGGAAGACGAGCTTTACGGCTATTATATTACAGAGTATGAAGGATATAAATTGTTAATATTTCCCGGTTTAGAGTTCTTGAGATATGCGATCCCCTTTAAGCAGATAGAAAGAATTAATGAGTATTTCAGGGGAGTAGAGGAAAAAGGAGGAGATTTAGCAGTTTTTGGAGATGATGGAGAAAAATTTGGTTTGTGGCCTGGTACATACGATTCTGTATATAAGGAAAATTGGCTAAGAGCCTTTTTTACATACCTGAGCGAGAATAAAGATTGGATACAGACAGTTACATTTGGCGAATATGTGTCACGGAAGCCACCAAAAGGTCTTGTCTATCTTGACTGTAATTCGTATAAAGAGATGGGAGAATGGTGTTTACCTGCCCCTGTCTCAAAAGGTTATAGCGCGTGCATGAATAATGCTGATGCGAACTATAAACGTTTTTTAAAAGGTGGTTATTTTAAATACTTCCTTACAAAGTATGTTGAAAGCAACGATATGCATAAAAAGATGCTCTGGGTAACAAAGAGAGTTAAAAAGGATGTGACTGCCAGGGAACATGTGTTTATGGCCCAGACTAATGATAGTTATTGGCATGGAGTTTTTGGTGGTCTTTACCTTCCCCATCTTCGGGCTTCTGTTTATAAACACCTTATTGAGGCAGAAAAGTGTTTAGACCCCCAAAAGCCGTTTGTTGAAGGATACCTTGAAGATATAAATATGGATGGATGGGAAGAGGCAGTTCTCAACAATAATAATGTAAAGGCATATTTTTTGCTTAAACAAGGCGGAATTTTATATGAACTTGATTATAAACCATCGTCCACAAATATTATGGCTACTCTCTCAAGGAGGTATGAGGGTTATCACGATAAGGTAAAGAGTGCCTCATCGAGCGATATAGCAGACGGAAAAAAGACAATCCATGATATGATTACTGCAAAAGAAGAGGGTCTTGAGCAATACCTCCATTATGACTGGTACAGAAGGGCTTCTCTTATAGATCATATTATGGGAAAGGATGTAACATTTGAGAATTTTTATAGGGGCAGATATATTGAGCCAGGAGATTTTGTAAAAGAATCATACAGGGGAGAGATAAAAAGGGGTAAGAAGTGCGTTACACTATCGATGAGAAGGGATGGATATTACTGGAAGGGGAATAAGGGGTTACCGTTGTCTATAGAGAAAAAGGTTGTTTTGTATGAAGGAGAAGATAT
This window encodes:
- a CDS encoding DUF1926 domain-containing protein, whose protein sequence is MDFILEEAYVRAYMPFFNVLKDFKEIQITLHFSGYLFLWLYKNKPEYIKLLKGLKKKGQVEIVSGGMYEPIFSLLPEEDGYSQIKMHMDCMEGVFGERPQGIWLAERVYEPYMPRILSKAGASYTLVDDNHFKAVGMKEDELYGYYITEYEGYKLLIFPGLEFLRYAIPFKQIERINEYFRGVEEKGGDLAVFGDDGEKFGLWPGTYDSVYKENWLRAFFTYLSENKDWIQTVTFGEYVSRKPPKGLVYLDCNSYKEMGEWCLPAPVSKGYSACMNNADANYKRFLKGGYFKYFLTKYVESNDMHKKMLWVTKRVKKDVTAREHVFMAQTNDSYWHGVFGGLYLPHLRASVYKHLIEAEKCLDPQKPFVEGYLEDINMDGWEEAVLNNNNVKAYFLLKQGGILYELDYKPSSTNIMATLSRRYEGYHDKVKSASSSDIADGKKTIHDMITAKEEGLEQYLHYDWYRRASLIDHIMGKDVTFENFYRGRYIEPGDFVKESYRGEIKRGKKCVTLSMRRDGYYWKGNKGLPLSIEKKVVLYEGEDIVSIDYLIEGNIVEPFYVGIEFNFSFLGSGGERYMETEHGRLPLTSKEILKPSRSVLLHDPYQNVKVILELDIPTYIWTFPVEVVSLSENGFEKNYQSTMLMPLWDIDLMGGVKKIQMKLYLHGISSNNNSQ